Proteins encoded in a region of the Salvelinus fontinalis isolate EN_2023a chromosome 17, ASM2944872v1, whole genome shotgun sequence genome:
- the LOC129814495 gene encoding FAST kinase domain-containing protein 3, mitochondrial-like translates to MLWLHSGPGLLSCGSIIIPSPLCPRHARRPSVLSLAGMYATRLYSSGGGGGGGGKPGRRPGLAGRGLPMLENHHHPLPPHHHPHHVHTPTPSYPPLYQGRPDPHRGPHFHSHHHQQHYHPHLAPPPPPPLIPLYAQLHHHATVGAAGNKKKTWNFIHEKMSYDTFFTMKRLIERSRRGDEVLRWVTQNPGKISHNHYPIALQKIGQLLQAGAAGGGGGDSEAALVPRAGGGVENEGRQILEHQDFKTLCNAIVSDCVKFDNFSIVNCLYAVAALGLPSDSQVVQVLEAESQSRLDKFNQKDVSMVFSSSMKLHPSSQHPLTEACLAGLEKNLERERHPQTLFLLLSYYRLKWHSLQPTDTTAAGNVANVRPNPEQLLVNRKILRLVKHTLASVSGVRDQEMALLDEMLAVCAREAGNKSLELIFSSHLFYQNRQERFVCSLAEELPEKVDSITPFTMALIAKYIARHRLREIRLLDTIADFLVKKGEYLDSKVIQKLVFPFSRMNYLPSNKVQFFSKLEMVLELKALSSPLATVNILMSLFQLGHFPGLVLHRVFSTAFISNVTNSPYALIVLRYLSLLDAAVELEYQDYTGPRLQDTHKVLMFDHALTADEVNRKYSYKGLVAEALRQLVGEHGYKQDEILAPGYYTDFLLWIDGSGQVLPIRAGTSLGMAPKTPEGSAAVTALTSDFQKFSPFAPLEVGGDQRPVEGDDAVNFLPYHMQRGANPSSAQRPGPNGGGPLDYNPYYTSADYYSSLAKEHSLESQDSSTLSSPPSDSLAHPGASGVGGSATAAPDSLFQFSIGKILEDEGGAQVGPASQGLHCELPAFYEANGDVKPTSPLQLHPADRAGDQRQLKRVVMSVNDKWHYCHNSEVLVGSRAMRDRHLLLLGYVILQLPYHELEKLNGIEEVKQYLHKKLLEVPL, encoded by the exons ATGCTGTGGCTGCACTCCGGCCCGGGCCTCCTGAGTTGCGGCAGCATCATCATCCCCTCGCCCCTCTGCCCACGACACGCCCGCCGCCCTAGTGTCCTTTCCCTCGCCGGCATGTACGCTACCCGCCTGTACAGCTCagggggtgggggaggaggagggggaaagcCAGGGCGCCGGCCGGGCCTGGCGGGTAGAGGGCTGCCCATGCTGGAgaaccaccaccaccctctccctccacaccaccacccccaccacgtGCACACTCCAACCCCCAGCTACCCGCCCCTCTACCAGGGGCGACCTGACCCTCACCGAGGGCCCCATTTCCACAGtcaccaccaccagcagcacTACCACCCGCACCTGGCCCCCCCTCCTCCGCCTCCCCTCATCCCCCTGTACGCCCAGCTGCACCACCACGCCACTGTTGGTGCCGCTGGCAACAAGAAGAAGACGTGGAACTTCATCCACGAGAAGATGAGCTACGACACCTTCTTCACCATGAAGCGGCTGATAGAGCGCTCGCGTCGGGGCGACGAGGTGCTGCGCTGGGTGACGCAGAACCCGGGCAAGATCTCGCACAACCACTACCCCATCGCCCTGCAGAAGATCGGCCAGCTACTACAGGCCGGGGCTGCAGGAGGGGGCGGTGGTGACTCGGAGGCAGCCCTGGTTCCCAGAGCCGGTGGAGGAGTGGAGAACGAAGGCAGACAGATCCTGGAGCATCAAGACTTCAAGACACTGTGCAACGCCATCGTGAGCGACTGTGTCAAGTTCGACAACTTCAGCATCGTCAACTGCCTGTACGCTGTGGCTGCACTAG gCCTTCCCAGCGACTCGCAGGTGGTGCAGGTGCTGGAGGCAGAGTCACAGTCGCGGCTGGACAAGTTCAACCAGAAGGACGTGTCCATGGTGTTCAGCTCCAGCATGAAGCTGCACCCCAGCAGCCAGCACCCCCTGACCGAGGCCTGCCTGGCAGGCTTGGAGAAGAACCTGGAGCGGGAGCGCCACCCGCAGACCCTCTTCCTGCTACTCTCCTACTACCGGCTCAAGTGGCACTCGCTGCAACCCACCGACACTACGGCGGCCGGGAACGTCGCCAATGTACGCCCCAACCCAGAGCAGCTTCTGGTCAACAG GAAGATCCTGCGactggtcaaacacacactggctAGCGTAAGTGGTGTGCGCGACCAGGAGATGGCGCTGCTGGATGAGATGCTGGCTGTTTGTGCACGTGAAGCTGGCAACAAGAGCCTAGAGCTCATCTTCAGCTCGCACCTCTTCTACCAGAACAGGCAGGAGAGGTTTGTGTGCAGCCTGGCTG AGGAACTGCCTGAAAAAGTGGACAGCATAACCCCATTCACCATGGCCCTCATTGCCAAATACATTGCCCGCCACCGGCTCAGAGAGATTCGACTTCTTGACACCATCGCTGATTTTCTGGTCAAAAAGGGCGAATACCTGGACAGCAAG GTTATCCAGAAGCTGGTGTTCCCCTTCAGCCGGATGAACTACCTGCCGTCCAACAAGGTCCAGTTCTTCTCCAAGCTGGAGATGGTGCTGGAGCTTAAGGCCCTGAGCTCCCCGCTAGCCACCGTCAATATCCTTATGTCCCTGTTCCAGCTGGGACATTTTCCCGGCCTGGTGCTGCACAGGGTCTTCTCCACTGCCTTCATCAGCAACGTCACCA ACAGTCCTTATGCTCTGATCGTGCTTCGCTACTTGTCTCTGTTGGACGCAGCGGTTGAGCTGGAGTACCAGGACTACACCGGCCCACGGCTCCAAGACACGCACAAGGTGCTCATGTTTGACCACGCGCTGACCGCTGATGAGGTCAACCGCAAATACAG cTACAAGGGTCTTGTTGCTGAAGCCCTCAGACAATTGGTTGGAGAGCATGGCTACAAGCAAGATGAAATCCTGGCCCCTGGGTATTACACAG ACTTTCTGCTGTGGATTGATGGCTCTGGCCAAGTTCTCCCTATCCGGGCAGGGACCTCGCTAGGTATGGCCCCAAAAACCCCAGAAGGATCCGCAGCCGTGACAGCCCTCACTTCAGACTTTCAAAAGTTCTCCCCCTTCGCCCCACTAGAGGTAGGGGGGGACCAGCGACCCGTCGAGGGGGACGATGCGGTGAACTTTCTGCCCTACCACATGCAGCGAGGGGCAAACCCTTCCTCGGCCCAGAGGCCGGGCCCTAACGGCGGGGGCCCTCTGGACTACAACCCTTACTACACGTCGGCCGATTACTACTCCAGCCTGGCCAAGGAGCACTCTTTGGAGAGCCAAGACAGCTCTACGCTCAGCAGCCCTCCCTCAGACAGCCTGGCACATCCAGGGGCCTCCGGGGTAGGGGGATCTGCCACGGCTGCCCCCGATTCCCTCTTCCAGTTCTCCATTGGGAAAATCCTGGAGGACGAGGGAGGGGCGCAGGTGGGGCCGGCGAGTCAGGGGCTCCACTGCGAGCTTCCTGCATTCTATGAGGCAAACGGGGACGTGAAGCCCACCTCACCACTTCAACTGCACCCGGCTGATCGAGCTGGGGACCAGCGGCAGCTCAAAAG AGTGGTTATGTCGGTGAATGACAAGTGGCACTACTGTCACAACTCCGAGGTGCTGGTGGGCTCCCGGGCCATGAGAGACCGTCACCTGCTGCTCCTGGGATACGTCATCCTGCAG CTGCCGTATCATGAGCTGGAGAAGCTGAATGGTATAGAGGAGGTGAAGCAGTACCTCCACAAAAAGCTCCTGGAGGTCCCCTTATGA